The window aaatttatatatatatgtatatataatatatttatatatatttataaatgtatatatatgtgtataaatatttatacatttataaatatatgtgtatatatatttataaatttatatatgtgtatatataatatatatttatgtatatatatgtgtataaatatatatacatttctaaatatatataagtgtttatatatttatatatatatttataaatatgtgtatatatatatttataaatgcatatatatgtgtataactatatatacatttataaatatatatgagtgtttatatatttatatatatatttataaatatatatatatgtgtataactatatatacatttataaatatatatgagtgtttatatatttatatatatatttataaatatatgtgtatatatatttataaacgtatatatatgtgtatatataatatatttatatatatttataaatgtatatatgcgtataaatatatatacatttataaatatatatgagtgtttatatatttatatatatatttataaatatatatatatattacaggtAACTCACCTTAGAGTTGATACTCACTAGTTCGTGAGAGTGAAACCGGAAGTGAGGTTACTCAACACTAACTGCTGTTGCATTGTTGAAACTGGGATTGCGACATCGCTGCGAGGCGCGTGTCACTCCACACACACCTTAGATCACCGCGTTAACCCCGCAGGTATTTGTGTAGACTCTGGTGGAAAGAAGctaaatgtactgtatgtgtttacATTCCTTTATTACTATACCAACCAaatgaagtgtttttaaaaaatcaagtGACACACAGCGCGGTGTAGGATTTTCCCACACcacgtgaacgcagcatcatCGTCTGATGAGAGTGGGTCATCAGCTGCGGGCAGTCAGGTGTGGTCGGCGGGGAGACGGTGCGACTCAACCGGgactcaaagaaagaaagatcaCGGATCTGTACGCGTGAGCCGGTGACCGAGCACCGCGCGCACCTGCCGGTAAACAAAGTAAGTTTAACGCGTTAACGAGCCCGGTTCAAAGTTTCCTCGGCGTCGGGAGGCCGGTCGGGCCCGGAGACCGTGACGACAACTTCACCCAGAAAACCCCCAAAGTTGAGGCGGTCATTTAAATAGTTGAACGTGCCCGTTTGTGTTTGTTAACGCGGGCCGACTTGAAGAGCGACCAGCGGGTCGTGACTTGCACATGAGCCCCGAGTACCGAACGGACTTCCAGCGGCGTCGTTGGGTCGGATACCCGAGAAATAAGAGCTTTCCTTCGGGTGTTTGGCGTCAATGTTGAGCCGGAGCTCCCGGTCGGGTCGCCTCGTGTCCTCGGGTCATTTTAGACTAGTTTAGTCTCCTTGTATATCGGTGAGTGccatattaaattaaattgaactAAACGGTATGAATCCAACACTGCATTGATTTAAATTTATAAGTAATTAGCTGTACTCCGATTGGGGGATTTCAATTAAGCCGAATTTAATGATTAATGCAAAACTTTAAAACGATTTTTATTATTGCTGTCAAACTAATCATAATTCCAGTTATTTGAGGTGTTACCGCAGATGTACTCGATCCCATTAATGatcttacttcctgttttcaTGGAAAACTGTTCGTTAGCTGCATGGCCAAACTCACCAAAGTCCAGTTTCACTCCAGATAAAAGAATTCTATTTAGTGACTCAGCTGTTGTTTAAGGAGCAGGGAGGAAGAGTACATAAAGCACTCTTTTAGTTTATTACAACATGGagcatcatcacataaaggaactcttcatcattcagtttatcataaacattcatcatcatcacataaaggaactcttcatcattcagttcatcataaacattcatcatcatcatcacataaaggaactcttcatcattcagtttatcataaacattcatcatcatcacataaaggaactcttcatcattcagtttatcataaacattcatcatcacataaaggaactcttcatcattcagtttatcataaacattcatcatcatcacataaaggaactcttcatcattcagtttatcataaacattcatcatcatcacataaaggaactcttcatcattcagtttatcataaacattcatcatcatcacataaaggaactcttcatcattcagtttatcataaacattcatcatcaacacataaaggaactcttcatcattcagtttatcataaacattcatcatcatcacataaaggaactcttcatcattcagttcatcataaacattcatcatcatcatcacataaaggaactcttcatcattcagtttatcataaacattcatcatcatcacataaaggaactcttcatcattcagtttatcataaacattcatcatcatcacataaaggaactcttcatcattcagtttatcataaacattcatcaacacataaaggaactcttcatcattcagtttatcataaacattcatcatcacataaaggaactcttcatcattcagtttatcataaacattcatcaacacataaaggaactcttcatcattcagtttatcataaacattcatcatcatcatcacataaaggaactcttcatcattcagtttatcataaacattcatcatcatcacataaaggaactcttcatcattcagtttatcataaacattcatcatcatcacataaaggaactcttcatcattcagtttatcataaacattcatcatcacataaaggaactcttcatcattcagtttatcataaacattcatcatcatcacataaaggaactcttcatcattcagttcatcataaacattcatcatcatcatcacataaaggaactcttcatcattcagttcatcataaacattcatcatcatcacataaaggaactcttcatcattcagtttatcataaacattcatcatcacataaaggaactcttcatcattcagtttatcataaacattcatcatcacataaaggaactcttcatcattcagtttatcataaacattcatcatcaacacataaaggaactcttcatcattcagtttatcataaacattcatcatcatcacataaaggaactcttcatcattcagtttatcataaacattcatcatcatcacataaaggaactcttcatcattcagtttatcataaacattcatcatcatcacataaaggaactcttcatcattcagttcatcataaacattcatcatcatcatcacataaaggaactcttcatcattcagttcatcataaacattcatcatcacataaacgggctggtttcatgtgtttttccttCTCGTTTCAGACCTTTCTGGGCTGAAGAAGTGAGACTTCATGGAGCTCAAACATCAGAGGAAGCCGAAGTGGAATCCAGAGATGAAGTTAAAAGAGCTTCATCAGATTTAACCTCGACTGACCTGCAGCGAGAAAGAGGAACGTCTCCGCttctcgcttttttttttttttttaaagggaattGTTCAAGTGGATTTCCGATCAGCTGCCGGTCCACAAAGTGCCACGCGGCCCCTGAACGCCCCACCGCGGTGTCGATGCATAGACTTCTGTGGAGACGGTGCGTTCGATGACCAAGAGGAGAACTGTGAACGTGTAGAAAAACCGATGAGTCGTCACGAGCTGGAAATCCCCTGCTGGAGAGTCACCGGGTGGAACTGGAACTGAAGTGGAACCAGGCGGCCGCTCGCAGCCGTCCGGCGTGCGCCGCGAGAAGCAGGAACCCGCCGAGGCTTCACTCGCGAGGATGACGTGAACCGAAGGCTCTGAAGGCTCTGAAGGACACGGAAAAAGGACTAAATTCAACTGGGACGTCCTCTGGTTGGCACTGGGAATGCCTCTCGTGCCACTCTGAGCTCATAGAGGACATCACACCactgtgggggggcggggcaggaCTACCACGTCCTCCTATGAAACAGATTCTACTCGTGAATCCAGAACGAGGCCTTCCAGATGGCGGGGAAGGACTACACTCATCTCTTCAAGCTGCTCATCATCGGAGACTCCAGTCAGTGCTCTTCTTTCTATTCCTTTGAGCCTCTTCTGATGTAACTGAGGTCCTTATGAAGCTCTGATGGAGCTCTGATGGAGCTCTGATGGAGCTCTGATGGAGCTCTTCTGGAGCTCTTCTGGAGCTCTTCTGGAGCTCTGATGGAGCTCTGATGGAGCTCTGATGGAGCTCTTCTGGAGCTCTGATGGAGCTCTTCTAAAGCTCTTCTGAAGCTCTGATGGAGCTCTGATGGAGCTCTTCTGGAGCTCTGATGGAGCTCTTCTAAAGCTCTTCTGAAGCTCTGATGGAGCTCTGATGGAGCTCTTCTAAAGCTCTTATGGAGCTCTGATGGAGCTCTGATAGAGCTCTTCTGAAGCTCTGATGGAGCTCTTCTAAAGCTCTGATGGAGCTATTCTAAAGCTCTTCTAAAGCTCTTCTGAAGCTCTGATGGAGCTCTGATGGAGCTATTCTAAAGCTCTTCTAAAGCTCTGATGGAGCTCTTCTGAAGCTCTGATGGAGCTCTGATGGAGCTATTCTAAAGCTCTTCTAAAGCTCTGATGGAGCTCTTCTGAAGCTCTGATGGAGCTCTGATGGAGCTATTCTAAAGCTCTTCTAAAGCTCTGATGGAGCTCTTCTGAAGCTCTTATGGAGCTCTGATGGAGCTCTGATGGAGCTATTCTAAAGCTCTTCTAAAGCTCTGATGGAGCTCTTCTGAAGCTCTTATGGAGCTCTGATGGAGCTCTTCTGAAGCTCTTATGGAGCTATTCTAAAGCTCTTCTAAAGCTCTTCTAAAGCTCTGATGGAGCTCTTCTGAAGCTCTTATGGAGCTCTGATGGAGCTCTTATGAAGCTCTTATGGAGCTATTCTAAAGCTCTTCTAAAGTTCTTCTAAAGCTCTTCTGGAGCTCTGATGGAGCTCTTCTGAAGCTCCTAGACTACACTTTAACTGGACTGCTGATGAAGCGAGTAACTAAAGCGGTGAAGTAGATTTCTGTGCACGCTGAGCGAGACTGGTCTCCGGTTAGTTTCAAACTGGTTCTGTCAAAATGCAATGGGATGTTACTTTAATCCTTTTCGTTGCATCGGGACGAAGAGTGTTCCTCTTTTCCTGCAGATATTCAGCAGCAGATGTTCAGCAGCAGATATTCAGCAGCAGATGTTCAGCAGCAGATGTTCAGCAGCAGATATTCAGCAGCAGATGTTCAGCAGCAGATATTCAGCAGCAGATGCAATACTTCTGTGTTTTACATTGAGACTTCCTATCTTAATAATAACACTTCATACTGGTTTGTCAAGTCTCCACTGAACAAGTTGCCACTGGTTCTCTCAGCAGATTATTTTGGGATTGTCGTTTCTTTAAATCACCTTTCCCCTCCTTTGTGCTTGGTTTCACTTCTGTTCCCCTCTCGTGTGTTTTTATGGCACAAGTTGAAGGATGGACTTTACGTAAATGGAGACGTGACTGCCTCGCCTGTTCCTGATTGGTCACATTAATTTCCTCGTTGTGCTAATTGAGTCGCTCTGATGTGCTCCCCTCTCAGATGTGGGGAAAAGCAGCCTCCTGCTCCGCTTCGCAGACAGCTCCTTCTCTGGTGAGTTCCTAGTCAAGTGACGGGAAATGAGTCCAACTGGACGCAGATCCTCAGTGACGCACGTCAGGTTCCTCTTTTAGGCAGCGAAGCAGAAGCTTTTCACCAGGTCGCCtcgtttattttatatttattacaatatatacattttattttatttattttcaattatttagatatatatttattcatttttatatattgtgtgtgtgtgtgtgtgtgtgtgtgtgtgtgtcggagaaAACCGGTTTATCTGCTTCAACAAACGCAGAGTTTGGGTGCCAAATGTAAGGATGTGATATTTCAAATTGGGCAATGTAATGGGACTGTTATTGGGGTTTAAAATCATTTAACACTTCCCTGCATTAAGTagtaatgcttttttaaaaatggaataCCTATGTGAACATGTATTACATTGCTCAAACTAAAGGTGTGTGTGGATTAGACCGGTCGTAGGAGTCATGTGACTCAGATGGAGTTGAGTTCCACTCACATGTTTGATGTCCTCCGTCTCCTGCAGGCAGCTACATCACCACCATCGGGGTGGACTTTAAGATCCGAACGGTAGACATCGATGGAGAGCGGGTCAAGCTGCAGATCTGGGACACGGCGGGTCAGGAGAGGTTCAGAACCATCACATCGACGTAAGGATCCTCACACCACACCAAGGTTCTGAGCTCAGGAACCCTCCTTCAGCTtcctgtgtccttgtgtccaggTACTACAGGAACACCCACGGGGTCATCATCGTGTACGACGTGACCAATCCAGAGTCCTTTGTGAACGTCAAGAGGTGGTTAAATGAAATCTCCCAGAACTGTGACAACGTCTGCAAGATCCTGGGTGAGTCGACGAATGAATGTcagtatgcagtacattactacgttagcaCATTGCTACGTTAGCACGCAGCACATTACTATGTTAGCACGCAGAACATTACTTCGTTAGCACATTGCTACGTTAGCACATTGCTACGTTAGCACGCagcacattactacgttagcacgcagcacattactacgttagtgtgcagtacattactacgttagcaCATTGCTACGTTAGCACGCagcacattactacgttagtgtgcagtacattactacgttagtgtgcagcacattactacgttagtgtgcagtacattactacgttagcaCATTGCTACGTTAGCACGCagcacattactacgttagtgtgcagtacattactacgttagtgtgcagcacattactacgttagtgtgcagtacattactacgttagcaCATTGCTACGTTAGCACGCagcacattactacgttagtgtgcagtacattactacgttagcaCATTGCTACGTTAGCACGCagcacattactacgttagtgtgcagtacattactacgttagcaCATTGCTACGTTAGCACGCagcacattactacgttagtgtgcagtacattactacgttagtatgcagtacattactacgttagtatgcagtacattactacgttagtatgcagtacattactacgttagtgtgcagtacattactacgttagtgtgcagtacattactacgttagcgtgcagtacattactacgttagtatgcagtacattactacgttagtatgcagtacattactacgttagtgtgcagtacattactatgttagtgtgcagtacattactacgttagcaCGAagcacattactacgttagtatgcagtacattactacgttagtgtgcagtacattactacgttagcgtgcagtacattactacgttagtgtgcagtacattactacgttagtgtgcagtacattactacgttagcgtgcagtacattactacgttagtgtgcagtacattactacgttagtatgcagtacattactacgttagtgtgcagcacattactacgttagcaCGAagcacattactacgttagtatgcagtacattactacgttagcgtgcagtacattactacgttagtgtgcagcacattactacgttagcaCGAagcacattactacgttagtatgcagtacattactacgttagtatgcagtacattactacgttagtgtgcagtacattactacgttagtgtgcagtacattactacgttagcaCGAagcacattactacgttagtatgcagtacattactacgttagtgtgcagcacattactacgttagcaCGAagcacattactacgttagtatgcagtacattactacgttagtatgcagtacattactacgttagcgtgcagtacattactacgttagtgtgcagtacattactatgttagtgtgcagtacattactacgttagcgTGCAGCACATTACTACGTTGCTGTGCAGTATATTACTATGTTAGCGCGCagcacattactacgttagtatgcagtacattactacgttagcgcgcagcacattactacgttagcgtgcagtacattactacgttagcgcgcagcacattactacgttagcgcgcagcacattactacgttagcgTGCAGTATATTACTATGTTAGCGCGCagcacattactacgttagtatgcagtacattactacgttagcgcgcagcacattactacgttagcgtgcagtacattactacgttagcgcgcagcacattactacgttagcgcgcagcacattactacgttagcgcgcagtacattactacgttagtatgcagtacattactacgttagtgtgcagtacattactacgttagtgtgcagcacattactacgttagtgtgcagtacattactacgttagcaCATTGCTACGTTAGCACGCagcacattactacgttagtgtgcagtacattactacgttagcaCATTGCTACGTTAGCACGCagcacattactacgttagtgtgcagtacattactacgttagcaCATTGCTACGTTAGCACGCagcacattactacgttagtgtgcagtacattactacgttagtatgcagtacattactacgttagtatgcagtacattactacgttagtatgcagtacattactacgttagtgtgcagtacattactacgttagtgtgcagtacattactacgttagcgtgcagtacattactacgttagtatgcagtacattactacgttagtatgcagtacattactacgttagtgtgcagtacattactatgttagtgtgcagtacattactacgttagcaCGAagcacattactacgttagtatgcagtacattactacgttagtgtgcagtacattactacgttagcgtgcagtacattactacgttagtgtgcagtacattactacgttagtgtgcagtacattactatgTTAgcgtgcagtacattactacgttagtgtgcagtacattactacgttagtatgcagtacattactacgttagtgtgcagcacattactacgttagtatgcagtacattactacgttagtatgcagtacattactacgttagcgtgcagtacattactacgttagtgtgcagtacattactatgttagtgtgcagtacattactacgttagcgTGCAGCACATTACTACGTTGCTGTGCagcacattactacgttagcgcgcagtacattactacgttagtatgcagtacattactacgttagtgtgcagtacattactacgttagtgtgcagtacattactatgttagtgtgcagtacattactatgttagtatgcagtacattactacgttagtatgcagtacattactacgttagtgtgcagtacattactatgttagtgtgcagtacattactacgttagtatgcagtacattactacgttagtgtgcagtacattactacgttagtatgcagtacattactatgttagtgtgcagtacattactacgttagtatgcagtacattactacgttagtgtgcagtacattactacgttagtgtgcagcacattactacgttagtatgcagtacattactacgttagtgtgcagtacattactacgttagtatgcagtacattactacgttagcgagcagcacattactacgttagtgtgcagcacattactacgttagtgtgcagtacattactatgttagtgtgcagtacattacCTCGTCTACTCAGTTGATGTATTATTGTAGGGCAGTATGTTTTTCCTCTTCACTGTAACATTGCTTCTTAATAATTATATCTAACGGTTAATTGTGTAATCTTCTCATACACTGAATCCTCAGGCTTTGCAGTTGGAACAGGTttgttatactttttttttttttctctcagtggGAAACAAAAATGACGACCCTGCCAGGAAACAGGTGGATACCCAGGATGCTGTGCGTTTTGGGGAGTCGATGGGGGTCCGGGTGTTCGAGACCAGTGCCAAAGAGAACATGAACGTAGAAGAGGTAACTTTAATAGGATTTTATAATCATGTATAGCTTGACTGTCGTGGCCTGAGTGTCATCTTGTCACTTTGTTTAGATGTTCATGGCCTTCACACACATGGTGCTCCGGGCCAAGAAGCAGAGCCAGAACCGAGCAGAGAGGGAGCGCGAGCGCGAGAAGGACACGGTGAACATCAACGCCCAGAGAGACCGAGGAcgcaggaagagagggaagaaatgCTGCTGAGCCTCCTCGCAAACGCCATTCAAATGAGATTGGGAACAGGTGCCTTAGTTGGTAGACGTTTCAGACTGCAGGTGTGAATGTTTCAAACCGTCGTCCTGCGTGTCGTCCTGCGTGTCGTCCTGCGTGTCGACACGTGACGTCACGCAGGATGTCCTGCTCGTCGTCCTGCGTGTCATCCTGCGTGTCATCCTGCGTGTCGACACGTGACGTCACGCAGGATGTCCTGCTCGTCGTCCTGCGTGTCGACACGTGTCGTCCTGCTCGTCGTCCTGCGTGTCGTCCTGCGTGTCGACACGTGACGTCACGCAGGATGTCCTGCTCGTCGTCCTGCGTGTCGACACGTGACGTCCTGCTCGTCGTCCTGCGTGTCATCCTGCGTGTCGACACGTGACGTCACGCAGGATGTCCTGCTCGTCGTCCTGCGTGTCATCCTGCGTGTCATCCTGCGTGTCGACACGTGACGTCACGCAGGATGTCCTGCTCGTCGTCCTGCGTGTCGACACGTGTCGTCCTGCTCGTCGTCCTGCGTGTCGTCCTGCGTGTCGACACGTGACGTCACGCAGGATGTCCTGCTCGTCGTCCTGCGTGTCGACACGTGACGTCACGCAGGATGTCCTGCTCGTCGTCCTGCGTGTCGACACGTGACGTCCTGCTCGTCGTCCTGCGTGTCATCCTGCGTGTCGACACGTGACGTCACGCAGGATGTCCTGCTCGTCGTCCTGCTCGTCGTCCTGCGTGTCGACACGTGTCGTCCTGCTCGTCGTCCTGCGTGTCGTCCTGCGTGTCGACACGTGACGTCACGCAGGATGTCCTGCTCGTCGTCCTGCGTGTCGACACGTGACGTCCTGCTCGTCGTCCTGCGTGTCATCCTGCGTGTCGACACGTGACGTCACGCAGGATGTCCTGCTCGTCGTCCTGCGTGTCGTCCTGCTCGACGTCCTGCGTGTCGTCCTGTGACGTCACGCAGGACGACGCGCAGGACGTCCTGCTCGACGTCCTGCTCGACGTCCTGCTCGTCGTCCTGCGTGTCGTCCTGCGTGTCGACACGTGACGTCACGCAGGATGTCCTGCTCGTCGTCCTGCTCGACGTCCTGCGTGTCGTCCTGTGACGTCACGCAGGACGACGCGCAGGACGTCGAGCAGGACGTCCTGCGCGTCGTCCTGCGCGTCGACACGTGACGTCACGCAGGATGTCCTGCTCGTCGTCCTGCGCGTCGTCCTGCTCGTCGCCCTGCGTGGGACCGGCTGCGTGAAGCAGTCTGGAGGTCAGTTAAACGTTAAAGGACCATTCTGGTGTTTTCTTGAGGTTTGAGCTCAGTTTACCACCAGGCACACTGTTTCCCATCAAGACTTCTCTGCATCTAACTGGCCAGATTATGACGACATGACTCCTTTTATTACACGTGCACACACCTTTTGATTTGAATGAGTTCATGACCTTTCAGCCCAACGATCTACTCTCAAGGGTCTAAGaatgatgaattattaatgtTTCCAAGGTGACGTTTCTGTGAATGTTTGGACCTTTTCCAGAGGGGgaaccctcctttccttcatcACCGGCGTTCAATTCGGCTTCCCGGTTCTACCTTGTTAAACGTGACAATCCATCACAGAACGTTTCAGACTaactttgatttaaatgttgGAGTTGATCaaatgcatttaataaaaaacGATCGTATGTGAGTTGTAAGTGGAGAAGGAGCTCCGGTTCAGTTCTTCAGCGTTGCACTCGTGAACTCTGATGTTTTAGTCCGTTACTTTTTCTTAACATACAATTTTACCACTGAAAGGGAACAGGTAGCAGTTGTTACTAAACAAGTAACTGTGACGCATTAACAGGTGTgattctgtttgtctgtcttatTCCAGTTGGAATGAGgccagtaatgtgtgtgtgtgtgtgtgtgtgtgtgtgtggagcccaGACTGGTCATtagtatgttgttgtttttttaaaaatataaatctgTTGCCTCGCTAATGTGTCCAAATCCAAATAAAGCAATAAATCCAGAGTGCGTTTGCATCGTAATGTTTTCCTCAGGTCAGAACAAGGGGCTCAGGAGGGTCTTGTGAGGTTGTAAATTAACGTCATGAATAGGGTTCTGCAGTGGTTTCTCATTTTAAAGGATTCAAATGCTGCAGAAAGAAAGCCATGTGAGATAAATGTCCACAAGCATCTCAGAATAACAAACACAGCATTTATAATTAGAATGCATCACTTTTCAATAACCCTCACAACAACTTAACGTCTCCCTGCAGAATCCACACTGATAGAggaagtgcttttattttgaaaaccaaacttaaaaaaaacaaactacattCATGTCACGCGATCATCCCGTTTGAC of the Cyclopterus lumpus isolate fCycLum1 chromosome 8, fCycLum1.pri, whole genome shotgun sequence genome contains:
- the si:dkey-16l2.16 gene encoding ras-related protein Rab-35 gives rise to the protein MAGKDYTHLFKLLIIGDSNVGKSSLLLRFADSSFSGSYITTIGVDFKIRTVDIDGERVKLQIWDTAGQERFRTITSTYYRNTHGVIIVYDVTNPESFVNVKRWLNEISQNCDNVCKILVGNKNDDPARKQVDTQDAVRFGESMGVRVFETSAKENMNVEEMFMAFTHMVLRAKKQSQNRAEREREREKDTVNINAQRDRGRRKRGKKCC